A stretch of Chionomys nivalis chromosome 2, mChiNiv1.1, whole genome shotgun sequence DNA encodes these proteins:
- the LOC130869903 gene encoding 60S ribosomal protein L13 has product MAPSRNGMILKPHFHKDWQQRVDTWFNQPARKIRRRKARQAKARRIAPRPASGPIRPIVRCPTVRYHTKVRAGRGFSLEELRVAGIHKKVARTIGISVDPRRRNKSTESLQANVQRLKEYRSKLILFPRKPSAPKKGDSSAEELKLATQLTGPVMPIRNVYKKEKARVITEEEKNFKAFASLRMARANARLFGIRAKRAKEAAEQDVEKKK; this is encoded by the coding sequence ATGGCGCCCAGCCGGAATGGCATGATCTTGAAGCCCCACTTCCACAAGGACTGGCAGCAGCGAGTGGACACTTGGTTCAACCAGCCGGCACGCAAGATCCGCAGACGCAAGGCCCGGCAGGCGAAAGCCCGCCGCATTGCCCCGCGCCCCGCGTCCGGACCCATCAGGCCCATCGTGAGGTGCCCCACAGTGCGCTACCACACCAAGGTCCGAGCTGGCCGGGGCTTCAGCCTGGAGGAACTCAGGGTGGCTGGTATCCATAAGAAGGTGGCTCGCACCATTGGCATCTCCGTGGACCCAAGGAGGCGAAACAAGTCCACCGAGTCCCTGCAGGCCAACGTGCAGCGCCTGAAGGAGTACCGCTCCAAGCTCATCCTCTTCCCCAGGAAGCCCTCCGCTCCAAAGAAGGGAGATAGTTCGGCTGAAGAACTTAAATTGGCCACTCAGCTAACAGGACCTGTGATGCCCATCCGGAATGTTTataagaaggagaaagccagagtcatcacagaagaagagaagaacttCAAGGCTTTTGCCAGTCTTCGCATGGCCCGGGCCAATGCTCGGCTCTTTGGCATCCGagcaaagagggcaaaggaagctGCAGAGCAGGATGTTGAGAAGAAAAAGTGA